One Panicum virgatum strain AP13 chromosome 3N, P.virgatum_v5, whole genome shotgun sequence DNA segment encodes these proteins:
- the LOC120666827 gene encoding ureidoglycolate hydrolase-like — translation MTSEPKASRLLLLALLLVGAAAAAGGHDDAVARRTMEEFAGFPASDGDEGPSTAFRVDSEGLQRQIDELASFSDSPAPSVTRVLYSDKDVRARRYIKGIMNDLGLAVREDAVGNIFGRWEGSEAGLGAVGTGSHVDAIPFSGKYDGVVGVLGALEAISLLKRSGFQPKRSLEVIMFTSEEPTRFGISCLGSRLMAGIEELAQSLRKVVDNQNVSFLDAAESAGYKMDPKDLQSVFLKKNSYSAFIELHIEQGPILEKEGIPIGIVTAIAAPASITVEFEGNGGHAGAVLMPARNDAGLAAAELALAVEKHVLESGSIDTVGTVGILQLHPGAINSIPSKSHLEIDVRDIDEKRRNEVIEKIRRSATEISKNRGVVLSEFKIINQDPPALSDQSVVEAMEFAAKQLNLEYKKMISRAYHDSLFMARVSPMGMIFIPCYKGYSHKPEEYASPEDMANGVKVLALTMAKLSLE, via the exons ATGACGTCGGAGCCGAAGGCCtcgcggctcctcctcctcgctctcctcctcgtcggcgccgcggccgccgcggggggCCACGAcgacgcggtggcgcggcggacgATGGAGGAGTTCGCCGGGTTCCCCGCCTCCGATGGCGACGAGGGCCCGTCCACCGCGTTCCGCGTCGACTCCGAGGGCCTGCAGCGTCAG ATTGATGAACTGGCGTCGTTCTCGGACTCGCCCGCGCCGTCCGTGACCCGCGTTCTGTACAGCGACAAGGATGTGCGGGCTCGAAG gtATATCAAAGGGATAATGAATGATCTCGGCCTTGCAGTTCGGGAAGATGCTGTTGGTAACATATTTGGCCGCTG GGAGGGTTCCGAAGCTGGACTAGGAGCAGTTGGAACTGGTTCTCATGTTGATGCCATTCCATTCTCAGGAAAATATGACGGTGTTGTTGGTGTTCTTGGTGCTCTTGAGGCAATTAGTCTTCTAAAAAG ATCTGGTTTCCAGCCAAAAAGATCTTTGGAGGTCATTATGTTTACATCAGAGGAGCCTACACGATTTGGAATTAGCTGCTTGGGAAG CCGCTTAATGGCAGGTATTGAGGAACTAGCACAATCCCTCAGAAAAGTAGTTGACAATCAGAATGTGTCATTTTTAGATGCTGCAGAATCTGCTGGGTATAAGATGGATCCAAAAGACCTGCAAAGTGTGTTCCTAAAGAAAAACAGTTACTCTGCTTTTATAGAATTGCACATTGAACAGGGTCCCATCTTGGAGAAGGAAG GTATCCCCATTGGCATTGTTACTGCTATTGCTGCTCCTGCAAGCATTACAGTTGAATTTGAAGGGAATGGGGGTCATGCAGGGGCAGTGCTCATGCCTGCAAG AAATGATGCTGGACTGGCAGCAGCTGAGCTGGCATTAGCAGTTGAGAAACATGTCCTGGAATCAGGATCAATTGATACTGTTGGCACTGTTG GTATTCTGCAGCTACATCCAGGAGCAATCAATAGCATCCCAAGTAAATCACACCTAGAAATTG ATGTAAGAGATATTGATGAGAAAAGAAGGAATGAAGTCATTGAGAAGATTCGCCGATCTGCAACAGAGATATCAAAGAACCGTGGAGTTGTGCTTTCAGAATTCAAGATCATAAACCAGGATCCCCCTGCTCTATCTGACCAATCAGTTGTTGAGGCAATGGAATTTGCTGCAAAACAGTTGAACCTGGAGTATAAAAAGATGATTAGCAGAGCTTACCATGATTCTCTCTTCATGGCCAG AGTATCACCAATGGGTATGATCTTCATCCCCTGTTACAAAG GTTACAGCCACAAGCCCGAGGAGTATGCATCGCCAGAGGACATGGCAAATGGGGTCAAGGTCCTTGCCTTGACAATGGCTAAGCTATCCCTGGAGTGA